A stretch of Triticum aestivum cultivar Chinese Spring chromosome 1D, IWGSC CS RefSeq v2.1, whole genome shotgun sequence DNA encodes these proteins:
- the LOC123182739 gene encoding heat stress transcription factor A-4d — protein sequence MDIDMEGGSQPQPQGASLSPAPFLIKTYEMVEDPATNRVVSWGPGGASFVVWNPPDFSRDLLPKYFKHNNFSSFIRQLNTYGFRKIDPERWEFANDDFIRGHMHLLKNIHRRKPVHSHSPQTQVNGPLAEAERREYEEDISRLKHENSVLVAELQRQARQQCGLSWLMQSLEDRLMAMERRQADVVASVRDTLQRRRGGVHPGQQTMLELEPTDHFSKKRRVPRLGFFVEEPAAAAAEEQRVPHLRAMGGETPGMVMVNAEPFEKMELALVSMEKLVQRAGDYASSEDMYNAAAAAPSTDDPAHADLQAAPVNLQPSSPEIAESPGYAVQSPMLLFPEIHEDKHKTMAEVDMSSEASTTDTSQDETTAEAEAETGVPHEPAVANDLFWERFLTDTPKPLAVEDRNESKDDVKTGLDCYWFGHRNNVEQITEQMGHLASAQKT from the exons ATGGACATCGACATGGAGGGTGGCTCGCAGCCGCAGCCGCAGGGCGCCTCGCTCTCGCCGGCGCCGTTCCTGATCAAGACCTACGAGATGGTGGAGGACCCGGCGACCAACCGCGTGGTGTCGTGGGGCCCCGGCGGCGCCAGCTTCGTGGTGTGGAACCCGCCCGACTTCTCGCGGGACCTGCTGCCCAAGTACTTCAAGCACAACAACTTCTCCAGCTTCATCAGGCAGCTCAACACCTAC GGTTTTCGGAAGATCGACCCGGAGCGATGGGAGTTCGCCAACGACGACTTCATCAGGGGGCACATGCACCTCCTCAAGAACATCCACCGGCGCAAGCCGGTGCACAGCCACTCGCCGCAGACCCAGGTGAACGGGCCGCTGGCGGAGGCCGAGAGGCGCGAGTACGAGGAGGACATCAGCAGGCTCAAGCACGAGAACAGCGTGCTCGTGGCAGAGCTCCAGAGGCAGGCGCGGCAGCAGTGCGGGCTCAGCTGGCTGATGCAGTCGCTGGAGGACCGGCTGATGGCGATGGAGCGGCGGCAGGCGGACGTCGTCGCCTCCGTGCGCGACACCCTGCAGAGGAGACGGGGCGGCGTTCATCCAGGGCAGCAGACCATGCTGGAACTGGAGCCGACCGACCATTTCAGCAAGAAGAGGAGGGTTCCGAGGCTCGGTTTCTTCGTCGAGGAGCCCGCGGCGGCAGCGGCCGAGGAGCAGCGGGTGCCGCATCTGCGGGCGATGGGTGGTGAGACGCCGGGCATGGTCATGGTGAACGCCGAGCCTTTTGAGAAGATGGAGCTGGCCCTGGTCTCCATGGAGAAACTCGTCCAGAGGGCAGGCGACTATGCGTCCTCTGAAGACATGTacaacgccgccgccgctgcacccaGCACCGATGATCCGGCTCATGCAGATCTGCAGGCAGCACCAGTAAATCTTCAGCCGTCTTCACCGGAGATAGCAGAGTCTCCGGGTTACGCTGTCCAGAGTCCAATGCTACTATTCCCAGAAATTCACGAGGACAAGCACAAGACGATGGCCGAAGTTGACATGAGCTCCGAGGCCAGCACCACAGACACTTCACAGGACGAGACGaccgccgaggccgaggccgagaCCGGAGTTCCCCATGAACCGGCCGTGGCGAACGATCTGTTCTGGGAGCGGTTTCTCACGGACACGCCCAAGCCGCTAGCCGTCGAGGATAGAAATGAATCCAAGGACGATGTAAAGACCGGCCTAGACTGCTACTGGTTCGGTCACCGGAACAATGTTGAACAGATCACCGAGCAGATGGGGCACCTCGCTTCTGCTCAGAAGACCTGA